A single Rhizobium etli CFN 42 DNA region contains:
- a CDS encoding TIR domain-containing protein has protein sequence MADKKVVFVAFAIEDVRCRDYLKGQSLNTRSPFEYVDMSVKEAYDEDWKARVRTRIRRSDSVLVLVSENSLKSSGQKWEIKCAREEGKLVRGMWCYKDDRTKIEGLNTMVWTWDNIANWIDSL, from the coding sequence ATGGCCGACAAGAAAGTTGTTTTTGTAGCATTTGCGATCGAAGACGTTCGTTGCCGCGACTACCTCAAGGGTCAGTCACTCAATACCCGCTCCCCATTCGAATACGTGGATATGTCGGTGAAGGAAGCTTACGATGAGGATTGGAAAGCGCGCGTGCGAACCCGCATCAGGCGGTCAGACAGCGTGCTTGTTCTCGTCAGTGAGAACTCACTCAAGTCGAGTGGTCAGAAGTGGGAGATCAAGTGCGCAAGGGAAGAGGGAAAGCTGGTGCGCGGGATGTGGTGCTACAAGGACGACCGCACCAAGATCGAAGGCCTAAATACCATGGTCTGGACTTGGGACAATATCGCGAACTGGATCGATAGCCTCTAA
- a CDS encoding Mov34/MPN/PAD-1 family protein — translation MAAEIATVERALIPQQRLIRSAAGVGVHVDGTELHRINMWLFDNGLRILAQIHSHPSDAYHSDTDDEYALATAVGSLSLVVPDFATGPTDLSQTAVYRLDKAGKWMAVSQETVNRLIEIVD, via the coding sequence GTGGCAGCCGAAATCGCAACCGTCGAGCGAGCGCTCATCCCTCAGCAACGCCTTATTCGATCCGCGGCGGGAGTCGGCGTTCACGTCGACGGAACCGAGTTGCATCGCATAAACATGTGGCTCTTCGATAACGGGCTTCGCATCCTCGCGCAGATTCACAGTCACCCTAGTGACGCGTACCACTCCGATACAGACGACGAATACGCGTTGGCAACGGCGGTCGGCTCGCTCTCGCTTGTCGTGCCGGACTTTGCGACAGGTCCCACTGATCTCTCGCAGACCGCTGTTTACCGGCTCGACAAAGCGGGAAAGTGGATGGCGGTGTCGCAGGAAACGGTGAACCGTCTCATAGAAATCGTGGATTGA
- a CDS encoding xylulokinase — translation MRPDERYVIGMDSSTQSVKAVAWTADGTPRAEGRAAHVISTPHPLHAEQDADDWWTAACMALSSLIREIDPARVDGIAISNQRETMVLLDKDRKPLAPATLWLDRRAKDVVRTLAAEIGAERLHAITGKPIDVIPCVYRLRFFHETQPDLLDNAAQILSVHDFLTQKLTGEAQASWTSGDPFGILDIEKKVWSREILDHLGIPLEKLPPLNRPGSAIGRVTAEAAAATGLRPGTPVFAGGGDGNCAGLGVNAINPGAVYLNLGTAVVGGGWSETPELSRYWRTLASPSGEGYLLESCQRGGAYFVNWLLDTFAGSRNGARIFERLEAEANSLGVGSGGVTVCSYLVGCMDPHWDENARASFTGMGPETGMGHLYRASMEAITLEFVRSLNEMRRRDVAADRVFVIGGGASSALWRQMVADSTGLPVIRSLSNEASALGAGMSAAVGAGWYSGFHAAADAMSRLAEQVDPDLTKNHAWAELSHRQANVYLSLRKLNR, via the coding sequence ATGCGGCCTGACGAACGATACGTCATTGGCATGGATTCATCGACTCAATCGGTCAAGGCGGTTGCCTGGACCGCCGATGGCACACCCCGGGCAGAAGGTCGGGCCGCCCATGTCATTTCAACACCACATCCGCTGCATGCCGAACAGGATGCCGACGACTGGTGGACAGCGGCCTGCATGGCGCTTTCATCGCTGATCCGTGAGATCGACCCTGCCCGCGTGGATGGCATTGCGATATCAAACCAGCGCGAAACCATGGTTCTGCTCGACAAGGATCGAAAGCCACTTGCCCCGGCGACGCTCTGGCTCGACCGCCGCGCAAAGGACGTGGTGCGCACGCTTGCCGCGGAGATCGGTGCAGAGCGGCTCCACGCGATCACCGGCAAACCGATCGACGTCATCCCCTGCGTCTACCGTCTGCGGTTTTTCCACGAAACCCAGCCGGACCTTCTCGACAATGCCGCGCAGATTCTCAGTGTTCATGACTTCCTGACGCAGAAGCTGACGGGAGAAGCGCAGGCCAGCTGGACCAGCGGCGATCCTTTCGGGATTCTCGATATCGAAAAGAAAGTCTGGTCACGCGAGATCCTCGATCATCTGGGTATTCCGCTTGAAAAGCTGCCGCCACTGAACAGGCCGGGCTCCGCGATCGGCCGCGTCACAGCAGAAGCAGCGGCGGCAACGGGTCTTCGTCCCGGGACACCCGTCTTTGCCGGCGGAGGCGACGGAAACTGCGCAGGTCTCGGCGTCAATGCGATAAACCCCGGCGCTGTCTACCTGAACCTCGGCACGGCAGTCGTTGGCGGCGGGTGGTCGGAAACACCGGAACTCAGCCGCTACTGGCGCACCCTGGCCTCGCCCAGCGGCGAGGGCTATCTTCTGGAAAGCTGCCAGCGCGGAGGCGCCTATTTTGTGAACTGGCTTCTGGATACCTTCGCCGGCAGTCGTAACGGTGCCCGAATTTTCGAACGCCTTGAGGCTGAGGCAAACAGCCTTGGCGTTGGGTCGGGCGGCGTCACGGTCTGCTCCTATCTCGTAGGGTGCATGGATCCCCACTGGGACGAAAATGCGCGCGCAAGCTTCACCGGCATGGGGCCTGAAACCGGTATGGGGCATCTCTATCGCGCGTCGATGGAGGCGATTACGCTGGAGTTTGTTCGATCGCTCAATGAAATGCGGCGAAGGGACGTGGCAGCCGACCGTGTCTTTGTCATCGGAGGCGGCGCCAGCAGTGCGTTGTGGCGGCAAATGGTCGCCGATTCGACCGGCCTTCCCGTCATCCGCAGCCTCTCGAATGAAGCATCCGCTCTCGGCGCGGGCATGTCGGCTGCCGTTGGTGCCGGATGGTATTCAGGCTTTCATGCGGCCGCAGATGCAATGTCGCGCCTCGCCGAACAGGTTGATCCGGACCTTACGAAAAACCACGCCTGGGCGGAATTGTCGCACCGGCAAGCAAACGTTTATCTCTCGCTTCGCAAGCTGAACAGATAG
- a CDS encoding caspase family protein, translating to MRKALVVGIDYYDNVSPLYGCVNDSFAVKSMLDRHADGSVNFGVRHITGTGPNDMVPREELRIAIKELFAGDGEVSLLYFAGHGHVEATGGYLCSSEVKTGNDGVSLAEIMTMANNSKIANRVIILDSCHSGVAGGSALQQKVAEISDGVSILTASTDEQYASEENGAGVFTSLLVDALGGAAANLIGEVTPGGVYAHVDQSLGPWAQRPVFKTNVKRFVSLRKVRPPLELGELRRISEFFPSAGYQMHLDPTYEPERPDTWATDPRGIPAPDPDHNAIFAILQKYNRVGLLVPEEAPHMWHAAMESKTVRLTALGEHYRRLAAKDLI from the coding sequence ATGCGCAAAGCTCTCGTCGTCGGCATTGACTACTACGATAATGTGTCGCCGCTCTATGGGTGTGTGAACGATTCCTTCGCGGTCAAATCCATGCTCGACCGCCATGCTGACGGATCGGTGAATTTCGGCGTCCGCCATATCACAGGCACCGGCCCAAATGACATGGTTCCGAGGGAAGAGCTTCGGATCGCGATCAAGGAGCTTTTCGCTGGAGATGGCGAGGTCTCGCTGCTCTACTTCGCGGGTCACGGGCACGTCGAGGCGACGGGCGGCTATCTCTGCTCGTCCGAGGTGAAGACCGGCAACGACGGCGTCTCGCTGGCGGAGATCATGACGATGGCCAACAATTCTAAGATCGCCAACCGTGTCATCATCCTCGACAGTTGCCATAGCGGCGTAGCTGGAGGGAGCGCGCTTCAGCAGAAGGTTGCGGAGATCAGCGATGGCGTCAGCATTCTCACAGCCTCCACCGACGAGCAGTATGCCAGCGAGGAGAACGGTGCCGGGGTCTTCACTTCCCTTCTGGTAGACGCGCTTGGCGGGGCTGCAGCCAACCTGATTGGTGAAGTCACCCCTGGCGGCGTGTACGCTCATGTCGATCAGTCACTCGGGCCATGGGCACAACGCCCTGTTTTCAAAACCAACGTGAAGCGCTTCGTGTCTCTGCGGAAGGTTCGGCCGCCGCTTGAGCTCGGCGAGCTGCGGAGGATTTCCGAATTCTTCCCGTCGGCTGGGTACCAGATGCACCTTGACCCCACCTACGAGCCGGAGCGGCCGGACACGTGGGCGACCGATCCACGAGGCATTCCCGCTCCCGATCCGGATCACAACGCCATCTTTGCTATCCTGCAGAAGTACAACCGCGTCGGCTTGCTGGTCCCCGAGGAAGCTCCGCACATGTGGCATGCCGCCATGGAGTCGAAGACTGTTCGACTGACTGCCCTCGGAGAGCACTACAGGCGGCTGGCGGCGAAGGATCTGATATAG
- a CDS encoding putative metal-binding protein, which produces MTESQFVDEAVSRRKFEREVAQYRELEDSYRRRGWFLLDATFPTVLVLFVALKVTPRSLVCAVRLDFTNYDLEPPSVTFVDPSTGTALPAKSLGFKMLRLNGLKEASPETVTTLAQQQRLSVQELLQAHSPDETPFLCLPGVREYHDHPAHTGDLWLLHRRSGEGSLHFILEQIWASGINPIRMLEYQIQMNFSGFQMDAAALPR; this is translated from the coding sequence TTGACCGAAAGTCAGTTCGTCGACGAGGCGGTTTCTCGACGAAAGTTCGAACGCGAAGTCGCACAGTATCGGGAGCTTGAAGACTCGTATCGCCGGCGAGGTTGGTTCCTTTTGGACGCCACGTTTCCTACTGTCTTGGTTTTGTTTGTCGCATTGAAGGTCACACCCCGGTCGCTTGTGTGCGCGGTACGCCTGGATTTCACGAACTACGACCTTGAGCCACCGTCGGTGACGTTCGTTGATCCCTCAACTGGGACTGCATTGCCGGCGAAAAGCCTGGGTTTTAAGATGCTGCGTCTCAACGGTTTGAAAGAAGCGTCGCCAGAAACCGTAACCACTCTGGCGCAACAACAGCGGCTATCTGTTCAAGAGCTGCTTCAGGCCCATAGCCCCGACGAGACCCCGTTCCTTTGCCTTCCCGGGGTTCGAGAATATCACGATCATCCGGCTCATACAGGTGACTTATGGCTATTGCATCGTCGCTCTGGCGAAGGCTCGTTGCACTTTATTCTCGAACAAATTTGGGCCAGCGGGATCAATCCAATACGGATGCTAGAGTACCAAATTCAAATGAACTTCTCAGGCTTCCAGATGGACGCAGCGGCTCTACCCAGGTAA
- a CDS encoding iron-containing alcohol dehydrogenase has translation MAVTMPYGGWTALIDDIVGGRWSNPETGMLASVPYEKIVIEESLDGREAALVAGLELGDRYTVVADADTWDAMGSRVAKALGSLAPVDTVILEHPHADMANVADLSERLAGAEGVVAVGSGTINDLCKFVTGRTNRRYAVFGTAASMNGYTSTTASITLKSGLKVSLPSHAPSGFFIDLNVNAAAPAYLSAAGFADCLVRSVAQVDWWMSHRLIGSLYSKVPYIIQDADEQELNTRAKGIANGDIAANGYLHRVLTMCGLGVSFTGMSNHGSMGEHQVSHYIDCFAGEKHPGTLHGQQVGVATLSMARLQRLFLDSEKPPVIRPTKIDREGMNARMGHEIAAQCWQEIQPKAFDARAAAEINEKLADIWPTLRQELKAFALPVEDMEQLLRDAGGPMTSADLGLPVETYREALVHCREMRNRYAFLDIAADAGLLEDFAAGEV, from the coding sequence ATGGCAGTCACAATGCCTTACGGCGGCTGGACGGCGTTGATTGATGACATCGTGGGCGGCAGGTGGAGCAACCCGGAAACGGGCATGCTGGCATCCGTTCCCTACGAGAAGATCGTCATTGAAGAGAGCCTGGACGGTCGCGAGGCAGCGCTGGTTGCTGGCCTTGAGCTAGGCGATCGCTATACGGTTGTTGCAGATGCCGATACCTGGGATGCGATGGGCTCGCGCGTGGCGAAGGCACTGGGTTCGCTTGCTCCGGTGGATACCGTTATCCTCGAGCATCCCCATGCGGACATGGCCAATGTTGCAGATCTGAGCGAAAGGCTGGCCGGCGCCGAAGGCGTCGTGGCTGTTGGCTCCGGCACGATCAACGATCTCTGCAAGTTCGTTACCGGCCGCACCAATCGCCGCTATGCCGTGTTCGGTACGGCGGCCTCGATGAACGGATATACGTCTACGACGGCTTCGATCACGCTGAAAAGCGGTCTGAAAGTGTCTTTGCCGTCCCATGCACCGTCCGGCTTCTTTATCGATCTCAACGTCAATGCCGCAGCTCCGGCCTATCTCTCGGCCGCCGGCTTTGCCGATTGCCTCGTGCGTTCGGTGGCGCAGGTTGACTGGTGGATGTCTCACAGGCTGATCGGCAGCCTTTATTCCAAGGTACCCTACATCATTCAGGATGCAGATGAGCAGGAGCTCAATACACGCGCCAAGGGTATCGCCAACGGCGATATCGCCGCCAATGGTTACCTGCACCGGGTGCTGACAATGTGCGGTCTCGGCGTGTCCTTCACGGGCATGTCGAACCACGGTTCGATGGGTGAACACCAGGTGTCACACTATATAGACTGCTTTGCCGGAGAGAAGCATCCGGGGACCTTGCATGGCCAGCAGGTCGGCGTTGCGACCCTCTCGATGGCAAGGTTGCAACGCCTATTCCTCGATAGCGAAAAGCCACCGGTGATCCGCCCCACCAAGATCGACCGAGAGGGTATGAACGCCCGCATGGGCCACGAGATTGCTGCCCAATGCTGGCAAGAAATCCAGCCGAAGGCCTTCGATGCGCGGGCCGCCGCTGAAATCAACGAAAAGCTGGCCGATATCTGGCCGACGCTGCGCCAAGAGCTGAAAGCCTTTGCGCTTCCGGTTGAAGACATGGAGCAGCTTCTAAGAGATGCCGGAGGCCCGATGACATCAGCCGATCTCGGCTTACCAGTGGAAACATACAGAGAGGCGCTCGTGCATTGCCGCGAAATGCGCAATCGCTACGCCTTCCTCGATATAGCCGCCGATGCGGGGCTGCTCGAGGACTTCGCTGCCGGGGAGGTGTAG
- a CDS encoding E2 ligase fold family C protein, protein MALAKYFVRAATAASQILQGFDPKDFEDLLNDLVIGIAFDEQACATEGRASLDLLVRLVARLYPTICLLPSGEEAKKLAKNLASLARSINEDITIARRGSSALSHCLVVGSTNPEISCPKFFLGSDGWIAKFSPEEPVGTAGSNNAFGAGAAACIAASNLFRHIFRDQIPGATVDKAVTFSLFDYAPGSRANPPLSDTALDDLFLLGLGAIGNGAVWALSRVPHLQGHLQVVDGEQVDQGNLQRYVLALERDIGQSKVKLAWRYLKAQRNLTIDGHSARWQTLPIIRSMQHVAVALDTAADRIAVQGTLPRWTINSWTQRGDLGVSHHGFEGEMACLACLYIPNGTVPDEDQVIAEALGLEDRKIDIVRPMLHDGAPVSEELMRDIASRLTVPVEPLLQFVDQPLRNLYRGAICGGVVFELTAGSKPVRVEVPMAFQSAMAGIMLAGEIIKQAAGNAPDWTTAKLNLLRNIPSDIVTERRKKDRLGRCICQDEDYLDVYRAKYQAPEVGGFGKK, encoded by the coding sequence ATGGCATTGGCGAAATACTTCGTTCGCGCGGCCACGGCGGCGTCACAAATTCTCCAGGGCTTCGACCCCAAGGATTTTGAGGACCTGCTCAACGACCTAGTGATCGGAATTGCGTTTGATGAGCAGGCATGCGCGACCGAGGGCAGAGCGTCACTCGATCTCCTGGTCAGGTTGGTGGCGCGCCTCTATCCGACCATTTGCCTGTTGCCTTCGGGAGAGGAGGCAAAAAAGCTAGCCAAGAATCTCGCCTCACTGGCTCGCTCAATCAACGAAGACATCACAATCGCTCGCCGTGGATCATCGGCGCTTTCGCATTGTCTGGTTGTTGGCTCTACCAACCCCGAAATCTCCTGCCCAAAGTTCTTCCTCGGCTCTGACGGGTGGATTGCAAAATTCTCCCCAGAGGAGCCGGTCGGAACCGCCGGCAGTAACAATGCTTTCGGCGCAGGTGCCGCCGCGTGCATTGCTGCGTCGAACTTATTTCGACATATATTCAGAGATCAGATCCCCGGTGCGACAGTGGACAAGGCGGTCACGTTTTCCTTGTTTGACTACGCTCCTGGCTCGCGCGCTAACCCGCCACTTTCCGACACCGCGCTCGATGATTTATTCCTTCTCGGGCTAGGCGCGATCGGTAACGGCGCAGTGTGGGCGCTCTCCCGCGTTCCGCACTTGCAAGGGCACTTGCAGGTGGTTGATGGCGAGCAGGTAGACCAAGGGAATCTTCAGCGTTACGTGCTGGCGCTCGAGCGGGATATTGGCCAGAGCAAGGTGAAGCTTGCTTGGCGATACCTGAAAGCTCAACGCAACCTTACAATCGACGGCCATAGCGCCAGATGGCAAACGCTGCCAATCATCCGCTCCATGCAGCATGTGGCAGTCGCACTAGATACGGCGGCGGATCGAATTGCCGTACAAGGTACGCTACCTCGCTGGACTATCAATTCTTGGACTCAGCGCGGTGACCTCGGAGTGTCGCACCACGGATTTGAGGGGGAGATGGCATGCCTTGCATGCTTGTATATACCGAACGGAACGGTTCCCGACGAGGACCAAGTCATTGCCGAGGCCCTCGGCCTCGAGGACCGGAAAATAGATATAGTGCGACCTATGCTTCACGATGGTGCCCCCGTTAGCGAGGAATTGATGCGAGATATCGCAAGCCGGCTGACAGTCCCCGTTGAGCCACTCCTTCAATTCGTAGACCAGCCCTTGAGGAACCTTTACCGAGGCGCCATCTGCGGCGGCGTTGTGTTTGAGCTCACAGCTGGGAGCAAGCCGGTGCGTGTCGAGGTTCCGATGGCTTTCCAGTCGGCGATGGCCGGCATCATGCTGGCCGGAGAAATCATCAAGCAGGCGGCAGGCAATGCGCCAGATTGGACCACTGCCAAACTTAATTTGCTACGCAATATCCCTAGTGACATAGTCACAGAGCGGCGCAAGAAGGATCGGCTGGGTCGCTGCATTTGTCAGGATGAGGATTACTTAGACGTTTACCGCGCCAAGTACCAGGCACCGGAGGTAGGCGGCTTCGGCAAAAAATGA
- a CDS encoding amidohydrolase family protein, whose protein sequence is MVDAHCHVFNASDLPTTRFLRQVVFEDFPKQSAARILAVRDPDVTDEFIALLLKLLGTGSAPTADEEIAFLETGRNGKAASLTVDKARAAAVEDTSQHLLELDRKRRRIVTVADPGDLSTRSSISEEKFLNYMLGDPIKTLRANEPLTIGEARGASQRAFLRQDPVGRYLNWFSLFRLYRHVLVDRLVADSKAQGFNPLLLTPALVDYDEWLYEDVDSSPLPRQMVVMDRISQRMAKAKSGPVVHGYMGFDPLREVAFRKGKSSVSSLATAHSALMKHGFIGIKLYPPMGFRPEGNQPPYPERTVKSLGFEPNEELDAALRDLYKLCVDVDAPILAHGYSSNGSGPDYAKRGDPAYRIPVFKEFPKLRVCIAHFGRFRARSAGREGMPLPDGSWEWRLGEFIKENPGGNVVADISYFSEVLSAGSKERDFLARSFNKWLEKFDSGCDHIVYGSDWIMLGKEAGYNHYIESVNAFLRTDCGLSDDICDKIFRRNALRFLPLERGTLGRERLLAYYRTNGLDEGRLPSASSRLVASLFGR, encoded by the coding sequence TTGGTCGACGCTCACTGCCACGTCTTCAATGCGTCGGATCTGCCGACCACCCGCTTCCTGCGGCAAGTCGTCTTCGAAGATTTTCCCAAGCAGTCGGCCGCCCGCATTCTCGCAGTTCGTGATCCCGACGTGACCGACGAATTCATCGCACTTCTTCTGAAGCTACTCGGCACCGGTAGCGCACCGACGGCGGATGAGGAGATCGCGTTTCTCGAGACCGGACGGAACGGAAAAGCGGCCTCGCTGACGGTCGACAAAGCGCGCGCAGCGGCGGTCGAAGACACAAGCCAGCATCTCCTGGAACTCGATCGGAAGAGGCGGCGGATCGTTACGGTGGCAGACCCGGGCGATCTGTCGACACGATCATCTATCTCCGAGGAAAAGTTCCTAAATTATATGCTCGGTGACCCGATCAAGACTTTGCGCGCGAACGAACCGCTCACGATTGGAGAAGCCCGCGGAGCCAGCCAGCGCGCTTTCCTGAGGCAAGATCCTGTGGGGCGCTATCTCAATTGGTTCAGCCTGTTTCGCCTTTACCGGCACGTCCTTGTCGATCGCCTGGTTGCTGACAGCAAGGCACAGGGCTTCAATCCGCTCCTGTTAACGCCGGCGCTCGTCGATTATGATGAGTGGCTCTATGAAGATGTAGACTCTTCGCCCTTACCCCGGCAGATGGTAGTGATGGACCGGATTTCGCAGCGCATGGCGAAAGCTAAATCCGGTCCCGTCGTCCACGGCTACATGGGATTTGATCCACTCCGGGAAGTGGCATTCCGGAAAGGGAAAAGCAGCGTAAGCTCGCTTGCGACTGCCCATTCGGCTTTGATGAAACATGGTTTCATCGGCATCAAGCTCTACCCGCCGATGGGCTTTCGTCCCGAGGGCAACCAGCCGCCATATCCGGAGCGAACAGTGAAGAGCCTGGGATTTGAGCCCAACGAGGAACTCGATGCTGCGCTTCGAGACCTCTACAAGCTCTGTGTCGATGTTGATGCCCCAATATTGGCTCATGGCTATTCGTCGAACGGTTCCGGTCCAGATTATGCAAAGCGGGGCGATCCGGCCTACCGGATCCCCGTGTTCAAGGAGTTCCCCAAGTTACGGGTTTGTATCGCGCATTTCGGTCGTTTCCGCGCACGGTCGGCTGGACGGGAAGGAATGCCTTTGCCGGATGGCAGTTGGGAATGGCGGCTGGGTGAATTCATCAAGGAAAATCCCGGCGGGAACGTGGTCGCCGACATCAGCTATTTTTCGGAGGTGCTTTCGGCTGGCTCGAAAGAACGAGACTTCCTTGCGAGGTCCTTCAACAAATGGCTGGAAAAATTCGACAGCGGTTGCGATCACATCGTTTACGGGAGCGATTGGATAATGCTTGGGAAGGAGGCAGGCTATAATCACTATATCGAAAGCGTGAACGCCTTCCTGCGCACCGACTGCGGTCTTTCGGACGATATTTGCGACAAGATCTTCCGTCGTAATGCGCTTCGTTTCCTTCCCTTGGAACGAGGAACACTCGGGCGCGAGCGACTTCTCGCCTACTATCGAACAAATGGACTGGATGAGGGTCGCCTTCCCTCTGCAAGCTCGCGCCTGGTCGCCAGTCTCTTTGGTCGGTGA
- a CDS encoding DUF2604 domain-containing protein, whose product MAKSPNTAPEAAGKKTGSKNKITLTIVVNGEPVSVEANVNAPLHTAIAKALEESGNVGQPPENWELKDENGTVFDASKKIEDLGITAGQKLFLSLKAGAAG is encoded by the coding sequence ATGGCAAAGTCTCCGAATACTGCTCCTGAGGCTGCGGGCAAAAAAACCGGATCGAAGAACAAGATAACCTTGACGATTGTTGTGAATGGCGAACCGGTTTCTGTTGAAGCCAATGTTAATGCACCTCTTCATACAGCAATCGCCAAGGCGCTGGAGGAATCAGGCAACGTAGGGCAGCCTCCTGAGAATTGGGAACTCAAGGATGAGAACGGGACAGTGTTCGACGCGAGCAAGAAGATTGAGGATCTTGGAATTACAGCCGGACAGAAGCTATTCCTGAGCCTTAAGGCTGGAGCCGCAGGTTGA
- a CDS encoding sugar-binding transcriptional regulator — protein sequence MGRAKSSVKRGDETGTSVPTEFDDTVMWAAWLYYADQLTQSEIAKQLNVSRATIVNYLQEARERGIVSVVINPKAGGRTSVARALMSKYGLSGVFVIPNGTDESLSQRLGDAGARVLADQIEDGDVIGVAWGRTVLAVADQIVLTRPLSNLTVVQVSGSSTGEPEFSPELCTSLLSNRIQARCVNLLAPAVLSTRELKAALLAEPVLKKQMDLVHSCNRILFGVGDLGPRSTVRVSGIASQEEIDDYVARGAAAVIIGRFLDAHGAAVEGDHDDRMVGITLGDLRQVPSRICVAGGVSKLPAIVATLEAGYATHFVTDVATGEALLEL from the coding sequence ATGGGACGAGCAAAATCTTCAGTGAAACGCGGCGACGAAACCGGGACATCAGTGCCCACTGAGTTCGATGATACCGTGATGTGGGCGGCGTGGCTCTATTATGCCGACCAGCTGACGCAGAGCGAGATCGCGAAGCAGCTGAATGTCTCCCGCGCCACGATCGTCAACTACCTGCAGGAGGCTCGCGAGCGCGGGATTGTGTCCGTCGTCATCAACCCGAAGGCCGGCGGCCGTACCAGCGTTGCGCGGGCGTTGATGAGCAAATACGGGCTTTCCGGCGTCTTCGTCATTCCCAATGGCACGGATGAAAGCCTGTCCCAACGCCTCGGAGACGCCGGCGCCCGGGTGCTCGCAGACCAAATTGAGGACGGCGACGTCATCGGTGTTGCCTGGGGCCGTACGGTACTTGCCGTCGCGGATCAGATTGTCCTGACGCGGCCGCTATCGAACCTGACCGTGGTGCAGGTTTCCGGTAGCTCGACCGGCGAGCCGGAGTTTTCACCGGAACTTTGTACGTCGCTGCTTTCAAATCGCATCCAGGCGCGCTGCGTCAACCTCTTGGCGCCGGCCGTCTTGTCGACGCGCGAACTGAAAGCCGCGCTGCTCGCCGAACCCGTGCTTAAAAAGCAGATGGACCTGGTGCATTCTTGCAATCGCATCCTTTTTGGCGTCGGTGATCTGGGACCTCGCAGCACGGTTCGGGTCTCCGGGATCGCCAGTCAAGAAGAGATCGATGACTACGTCGCCCGCGGCGCCGCCGCGGTGATCATCGGCCGTTTTCTGGATGCCCACGGCGCCGCCGTCGAGGGGGATCATGACGACCGCATGGTCGGCATCACCCTTGGCGATCTGCGCCAGGTCCCAAGCCGGATCTGTGTTGCCGGGGGAGTGTCCAAATTACCCGCCATCGTCGCTACCCTTGAAGCGGGCTATGCGACACATTTTGTAACCGACGTCGCCACGGGAGAGGCGTTGCTGGAGCTTTAG
- a CDS encoding SDR family oxidoreductase, with the protein MVDKPLIAITGASSGIGEAVARAFSAAGHPLLLIARRLDRLQKLSLPNAVLKQADVRDREALVEAVKAAETQHGPVDMMFANAGIARLGDIARQPPEEWDEMIDINTKGVMNSVHAVMNGMIERKHGTLMMMSSIAGRKVYPDHTVYCGTKFFVHAVSESLREYLSPHNVRVIVISPGIIDTEVLDSVRDETTLANYKANKAEIGGGISADIVAELILDAYQKPQRAIVQEIVITPTRQKY; encoded by the coding sequence GTGGTGGACAAACCTTTGATCGCAATTACCGGTGCGAGTTCCGGCATTGGCGAGGCCGTGGCCCGGGCGTTTTCCGCGGCCGGCCACCCGTTGCTGCTGATTGCCCGCAGGCTGGACCGGCTGCAGAAGCTCTCCCTGCCCAACGCGGTGCTGAAGCAGGCCGATGTGCGCGACCGCGAAGCGCTGGTTGAAGCTGTCAAAGCCGCCGAGACCCAGCATGGACCGGTGGACATGATGTTTGCCAACGCCGGCATCGCCCGGCTCGGAGATATCGCCCGTCAGCCGCCTGAAGAATGGGACGAAATGATCGACATAAACACCAAGGGCGTGATGAACAGCGTCCATGCGGTTATGAACGGCATGATCGAGCGCAAGCACGGGACGCTGATGATGATGAGCTCGATCGCCGGGCGGAAGGTTTATCCCGATCATACCGTCTATTGTGGCACCAAGTTCTTTGTCCATGCCGTCTCGGAAAGCCTGCGCGAATATCTGTCGCCGCATAATGTCCGCGTCATCGTCATCTCACCGGGCATTATCGATACGGAGGTGCTGGACAGCGTGCGCGACGAGACGACGCTTGCCAACTACAAGGCGAACAAGGCCGAGATCGGCGGCGGTATTTCGGCGGATATCGTGGCGGAACTGATCCTCGACGCCTACCAGAAGCCGCAGCGCGCCATCGTCCAGGAAATCGTCATCACGCCAACCCGGCAGAAGTATTGA